One stretch of Chitinophaga pendula DNA includes these proteins:
- a CDS encoding aldo/keto reductase translates to MESYNFSRIAAGVWKWGEWGHRLSTAQIQELIEVSIGVGITSFDHADIYGHYTDEAAFGVVLARQPSLRQQMQLVTKCGIQLVTPNRPSHKVHSYNTSREHIVQSAETSLRNLHTDVLDLLLIHRPDPLMDPDEIAEAFDALRQQGKVKHFGVSNFTPSQFTLLQSRTPLVTNQVEASLLRREPFLDGTFDQCITHRIQPMVWSPLGSGRIFTAPDDPQVLRIHAAAQPLCEQYQVSLDQLLLAWLLKHPSRLIPVLGTAQPARIQAAAAALSITLTREEWFTLWVAAAGEDIP, encoded by the coding sequence ATGGAATCATATAACTTTTCGCGGATAGCGGCCGGTGTGTGGAAATGGGGGGAATGGGGGCACCGTTTGTCGACTGCGCAGATACAGGAACTGATAGAAGTAAGTATAGGTGTGGGCATTACCAGCTTTGACCATGCTGACATTTATGGACACTACACTGACGAAGCAGCCTTTGGTGTGGTGTTGGCCCGACAGCCCTCCTTACGTCAGCAAATGCAACTGGTGACCAAGTGTGGCATACAGTTGGTAACGCCTAACCGCCCGTCACATAAAGTACATAGTTACAATACCAGCCGGGAACATATCGTTCAATCGGCGGAAACGTCGCTACGTAATCTTCATACGGATGTACTAGATCTTTTGCTGATACATCGTCCGGATCCTTTGATGGACCCGGATGAGATAGCTGAAGCATTTGATGCATTACGTCAGCAGGGGAAGGTCAAACACTTTGGCGTATCAAATTTTACACCTTCCCAGTTTACGCTGTTGCAATCACGTACACCGCTGGTTACCAACCAGGTCGAAGCATCGCTGTTACGGCGGGAACCTTTCCTGGATGGTACTTTCGACCAATGCATTACACATCGTATACAGCCGATGGTATGGTCTCCACTGGGAAGCGGGCGCATATTCACTGCTCCGGATGATCCGCAGGTGCTGCGTATACATGCAGCAGCGCAGCCGTTGTGTGAGCAATACCAGGTGAGCCTGGATCAACTGCTGCTGGCCTGGCTGTTAAAACACCCATCCCGGCTTATCCCGGTATTGGGCACCGCTCAACCGGCCCGTATACAAGCGGCAGCAGCGGCGTTATCTATTACGCTGACACGTGAGGAATGGTTTACCCTGTGGGTAGCTGCTGCCGGTGAGGATATTCCTTAA
- the miaA gene encoding tRNA (adenosine(37)-N6)-dimethylallyltransferase MiaA, with the protein MQKTVIILAGPTASGKTALAIKLAQLFNTAVISADSRQCYREISIGTAKPAPEELQAAKHYFINSHSIQEEINAGIYEKLALQYTAEIFASHNVAIMCGGTGLYIKAFTEGMDDMPAVPPGIREAINIQYNELGIGWLQQQLQQRDPQFYNIAETQNPQRLIRALEILEATGQSITTFRKASPRDRDFRIIKIGITLPKELLHQNIHHRVDLMINAGLVDEVRNVLPFRSHNALQTVGYQEIFSYLDGNSTLEQAVTDIKTHTRQYAKRQLTWFRKDPAIQWFDARETQQILHRVQDMINNG; encoded by the coding sequence ATGCAGAAAACTGTGATCATCCTGGCAGGCCCTACTGCCTCCGGCAAAACCGCACTGGCCATCAAACTGGCGCAGCTGTTCAATACCGCCGTGATCTCCGCAGACTCCCGGCAATGCTACCGGGAGATCAGTATCGGCACCGCCAAACCTGCTCCGGAAGAGCTACAGGCAGCTAAACATTACTTCATCAACTCTCATTCCATTCAGGAAGAGATCAATGCAGGTATATACGAAAAACTAGCCTTGCAATACACGGCCGAAATATTCGCCAGCCACAATGTAGCTATCATGTGCGGTGGCACTGGCCTATATATCAAAGCTTTTACAGAAGGAATGGACGATATGCCCGCTGTCCCTCCGGGTATCAGAGAAGCTATCAACATACAATATAATGAACTTGGAATTGGCTGGCTGCAACAACAATTGCAACAGCGGGACCCACAGTTCTACAACATCGCAGAAACACAGAATCCTCAACGCCTCATACGGGCACTGGAAATACTCGAAGCTACCGGCCAGTCCATCACCACCTTCCGCAAAGCCAGCCCCAGAGATAGGGATTTCCGTATCATTAAGATCGGTATCACATTACCTAAAGAATTACTGCATCAAAACATCCATCATCGTGTAGACCTCATGATAAACGCCGGCCTGGTCGACGAAGTACGCAACGTATTACCATTCCGCTCCCACAACGCCCTGCAGACCGTAGGATATCAGGAGATATTCAGCTACCTCGATGGCAATTCTACGCTTGAACAGGCCGTCACAGATATAAAGACCCATACCCGTCAATATGCAAAGAGACAACTGACCTGGTTCCGCAAAGACCCCGCCATACAATGGTTTGATGCGAGAGAAACACAGCAGATACTCCATAGGGTACAAGATATGATCAATAACGGTTAA
- a CDS encoding IS1096 element passenger TnpR family protein, which produces MPVLKFRVYWEEDESVYRDIAIKPNQTFLLFHQAILQSFEFDNKHKATFFRSNDNWQRGREIILEKDGQVRKAEPLLMGETAIAAAVKDPNQKFIYLYDFAKNWTFLVELIGVSKDENAKLTYPLCARKEGLAPSQYGTKGLVADKLVEMEEKYDLNKEGMDEDGFGEEGEEGSSSDEGGEDTGADDDSMY; this is translated from the coding sequence ATGCCAGTCTTGAAATTCAGAGTTTACTGGGAAGAGGATGAAAGTGTCTATAGGGATATCGCCATTAAACCTAACCAGACTTTTCTTCTATTTCATCAAGCCATCTTGCAATCATTTGAATTCGACAATAAACATAAAGCCACCTTTTTCCGTAGCAACGACAACTGGCAACGGGGCCGCGAGATCATACTAGAAAAAGACGGACAAGTACGCAAAGCCGAACCGCTGCTCATGGGAGAAACAGCCATCGCTGCCGCGGTGAAAGACCCCAATCAGAAATTTATCTACCTCTACGACTTTGCCAAAAACTGGACATTCCTCGTAGAACTGATCGGTGTATCTAAAGACGAGAACGCCAAATTAACCTACCCGCTCTGCGCACGCAAAGAAGGACTGGCCCCCAGCCAATATGGTACCAAAGGGCTCGTGGCCGACAAACTCGTCGAAATGGAAGAGAAATATGATCTCAATAAAGAAGGAATGGACGAGGACGGATTCGGAGAAGAAGGCGAAGAAGGAAGCAGCAGCGATGAAGGAGGAGAAGATACCGGCGCTGACGACGATAGCATGTACTAA